The following proteins are encoded in a genomic region of Fibrobacter sp. UWR4:
- a CDS encoding response regulator, with protein MSNGGKTILVVDDDNMSMKMTELILQENGYTAVTANSGECALEILRQGGIDLVLLDIEMPGMSGIETLDVIRGDQQLKDMKVIFLTVMMVEFYKQEASRLGAADFVQKPVLPVELVSRISKVLRASEKQRILVVDDDSMNLRFAKRMLGDHYEISCVSSGSEALATIGDFMPHLALLDLHMPEMNGYELLAEIRKIPQFEDLPVVFLTADNDRETEIQVFKAGALDYIQKPFIADVVLHRLNRILDLKRLQSSLQDEVEKQTAELSESRRKVTNLSLQVVTTLASTIDAKDKYTNGHSIRVAKYSRELGRRMGKTPQELEEIYFIAMLHDIGKIGIPDAIINKTSKLTDDEYNTIKTHPGIGAEILKNISEMPNMEIGAHWHHERYDGRGYPDGLKGSEIPEIARIIAVADAYDAMTSRRSYRSALPQEVVRGEIEKGKGLQFDPQIADKMLDMIDDDRNYAMRDEGNYGAF; from the coding sequence ATGAGCAATGGTGGAAAGACCATTCTGGTTGTTGATGACGACAACATGTCCATGAAAATGACGGAATTGATCTTGCAGGAAAACGGCTATACTGCCGTTACTGCAAATTCTGGGGAATGCGCCCTGGAAATTCTTCGTCAGGGCGGAATAGACCTTGTTCTTCTCGATATTGAAATGCCTGGCATGAGCGGCATTGAGACCCTGGACGTGATCCGCGGCGATCAGCAGCTGAAGGATATGAAGGTCATCTTCCTTACGGTGATGATGGTGGAATTCTACAAGCAGGAGGCATCCCGCCTGGGTGCTGCCGACTTTGTCCAGAAACCGGTCCTGCCCGTGGAACTGGTCTCCAGAATTTCCAAGGTTCTCCGTGCCAGCGAAAAGCAGCGCATCCTGGTGGTGGACGATGACTCCATGAACTTGCGTTTTGCCAAGCGTATGTTGGGCGATCACTACGAAATCTCCTGCGTCTCCTCCGGTAGTGAAGCTCTTGCGACCATTGGCGATTTTATGCCGCACCTTGCTCTGTTGGACCTCCATATGCCGGAAATGAACGGCTATGAACTTTTGGCTGAAATCCGCAAGATTCCTCAGTTCGAGGACCTGCCGGTGGTGTTCCTGACTGCGGACAATGACCGTGAAACGGAAATTCAGGTGTTCAAGGCCGGTGCCTTGGATTATATCCAGAAACCCTTTATTGCAGATGTGGTATTACACCGTCTAAACAGAATTCTGGATCTGAAGCGCCTCCAGTCCTCCCTGCAGGACGAAGTGGAAAAGCAGACTGCGGAACTTTCCGAAAGCCGACGCAAGGTAACGAACCTTTCCCTCCAGGTGGTGACCACTTTGGCAAGCACCATCGATGCTAAGGACAAGTATACCAACGGTCACTCTATCCGTGTGGCCAAGTATTCCCGAGAACTGGGACGCCGTATGGGCAAGACTCCCCAGGAACTGGAAGAAATCTACTTCATCGCCATGCTTCACGATATTGGTAAGATCGGTATTCCTGATGCCATCATCAATAAGACCAGCAAGCTGACGGACGATGAGTACAATACCATCAAGACCCATCCGGGCATTGGTGCTGAAATTCTGAAGAACATTTCCGAAATGCCCAATATGGAAATTGGCGCCCATTGGCATCATGAACGCTATGATGGCCGCGGTTACCCTGATGGACTGAAGGGTTCGGAGATTCCTGAAATTGCACGAATTATCGCTGTGGCAGATGCCTATGACGCTATGACTTCCCGCCGTAGTTACCGTAGCGCCCTTCCCCAGGAAGTGGTTCGTGGTGAAATTGAAAAAGGCAAGGGACTGCAGTTTGATCCCCAGATTGCGGATAAGATGCTGGACATGATTGACGATGACCGCAACTACGCAATGCGCGATGAAGGAAACTATGGAGCCTTCTAG
- a CDS encoding hybrid sensor histidine kinase/response regulator: MEPSSPSLIKKFVKIFFDDEIDIQTRMLNLIMWAVLVGGFLITLFLLILDGIGAAVIIFGLLLVVAIGIFFSVKKMPQLSGTFVTCMANVIFFPIIFCQMGGLRSGVVLWFVLGLIFAFITLRGLLSFLVYIIGLATLCATIFFSNAHPEYVSEMPAIFWTENTVVSLIIVSAVFGAIFKYQNYVYARQNRLLMDQEKKLRETMEDLKVASRAKSEFLANMNHEIRTPINGILGMNAMLLRECKDDSQKEYAMNIHSAGHTLLSIINSILDISKIESGKMELIPADYELFSVLNDCYNLVASRAEDKELNFKLDVNPTLPSVLWGDEVRVRQIINNLLSNAVKYTEKGYIKLSVDYELPAGDSVCVDGSRVMLKVTVSDSGMGIRREDLSKLFQMFQRIDENRNRTVEGTGLGLNLTKKLVEMMDGSIEASSEYGKGSVFSVFIPQVVKNASPMGDFAEKYRAFVAKAESQKEVLVAPGRHILVVDDVKMNLKVVEGLLKETKIKVDTATGGKQALDLIQRTRYDVIYLDHMMPEMDGIETMRLMRLLPGNQNRTTPIVMLTANAVIGAKEFYLKEGFSDYLSKPVREADLIASLKKYLPKESVVVAETPAEPVASLSEKMEARIQKVETEVAASGNSAFEKLNAIPDIDAKAGLELCMNDEEFYLEMVEEFCNGNKKADLERLFAANDFTNYRITVHALKSTSLTIGLSELSASAKALEMACASNDVDFVKANHQPLMEKYDRILQLLKEAIS; the protein is encoded by the coding sequence ATGGAGCCTTCTAGTCCGTCCTTGATAAAAAAATTCGTCAAGATTTTCTTTGACGACGAAATTGATATTCAGACAAGAATGCTAAACTTGATCATGTGGGCCGTCTTGGTTGGCGGTTTCCTGATCACTTTGTTCCTTCTGATCCTGGATGGCATCGGCGCTGCGGTCATTATCTTCGGCCTGCTCCTGGTGGTGGCCATCGGCATTTTCTTCTCGGTAAAGAAGATGCCCCAGCTTTCGGGTACCTTCGTGACCTGTATGGCCAATGTGATATTCTTCCCCATTATTTTCTGCCAGATGGGCGGCCTTCGGAGTGGCGTGGTTCTCTGGTTTGTGTTGGGACTCATTTTTGCCTTTATTACCTTGAGGGGGCTGCTAAGCTTTTTGGTCTATATCATTGGCCTGGCGACGCTGTGTGCCACGATCTTTTTCAGTAACGCCCACCCGGAATATGTGTCCGAAATGCCGGCCATATTCTGGACGGAAAATACGGTGGTGTCCCTGATTATTGTCTCGGCGGTCTTTGGCGCCATCTTTAAGTATCAGAATTACGTGTACGCAAGACAAAATCGCCTGCTGATGGATCAGGAGAAAAAGCTCCGTGAGACCATGGAAGACTTGAAGGTGGCTAGCCGCGCCAAGTCTGAATTCCTTGCCAACATGAACCATGAAATCCGTACGCCGATCAATGGTATTTTGGGTATGAACGCCATGCTGTTGAGGGAATGCAAGGACGATAGCCAGAAAGAATATGCAATGAATATTCATAGTGCTGGCCATACCCTCCTGTCTATTATCAACTCTATCCTGGATATTTCAAAGATTGAATCCGGTAAGATGGAGCTGATTCCTGCGGACTATGAACTGTTCTCGGTACTCAATGACTGCTATAATCTGGTTGCATCCAGAGCGGAGGACAAGGAACTGAATTTTAAGCTGGACGTGAATCCCACCCTGCCGTCAGTCCTGTGGGGGGATGAAGTTCGCGTCCGCCAGATTATCAACAACCTGCTGTCCAATGCGGTGAAGTATACGGAGAAGGGCTATATCAAGCTGTCTGTAGACTATGAACTGCCTGCAGGTGATTCCGTCTGTGTGGATGGTTCCCGAGTGATGCTGAAGGTGACTGTCAGTGACTCCGGTATGGGCATCCGTAGGGAAGACCTTTCCAAATTGTTCCAGATGTTCCAGCGTATTGACGAGAACCGCAACCGTACTGTGGAAGGTACGGGCCTTGGCTTGAATCTGACCAAGAAGCTGGTGGAAATGATGGATGGATCCATTGAGGCGTCCAGTGAATACGGCAAGGGATCTGTTTTCTCCGTGTTCATTCCCCAGGTGGTAAAGAACGCCTCTCCCATGGGGGACTTCGCTGAAAAGTACAGAGCTTTTGTGGCAAAGGCTGAATCCCAGAAGGAAGTGCTTGTGGCCCCTGGCCGCCATATTTTGGTGGTGGATGACGTGAAGATGAACCTGAAGGTGGTGGAAGGCCTCCTGAAGGAAACCAAGATCAAGGTGGACACGGCTACCGGTGGCAAGCAGGCTCTTGACTTGATCCAACGAACCCGTTACGATGTAATCTATCTGGACCACATGATGCCGGAAATGGATGGCATCGAGACGATGCGCCTGATGCGCTTGCTGCCTGGCAACCAGAACAGGACTACGCCTATCGTCATGTTGACTGCGAATGCGGTGATTGGCGCTAAGGAATTTTACCTGAAGGAAGGCTTCTCGGATTACCTTTCCAAGCCGGTTCGCGAGGCGGACCTGATCGCGTCCCTAAAGAAGTACTTGCCTAAGGAATCCGTAGTTGTCGCAGAAACTCCTGCGGAACCGGTTGCGTCCCTTTCTGAAAAGATGGAAGCGCGTATCCAGAAGGTGGAAACGGAAGTTGCCGCTAGTGGTAATTCGGCCTTCGAGAAACTGAATGCCATTCCGGATATTGATGCCAAGGCCGGTCTTGAACTATGCATGAACGATGAGGAATTCTACCTGGAAATGGTGGAGGAATTCTGCAACGGAAACAAGAAGGCTGACCTGGAAAGACTTTTTGCTGCGAACGATTTTACGAACTATCGAATTACGGTACATGCGCTGAAGAGCACTTCGTTGACCATCGGACTTTCGGAACTTTCCGCATCGGCGAAGGCGCTGGAAATGGCATGCGCTAGTAATGATGTGGACTTTGTGAAGGCTAATCACCAGCCGCTGATGGAAAAATACGATCGTATTCTCCAGCTACTGAAAGAAGCTATTTCTTGA
- a CDS encoding BMP family ABC transporter substrate-binding protein has translation MSKRITLAVFLVSIVLLAVIVNMVNGFGTKKDEIRKNVIGLILPGSISEDGWNGDHYRSVKSVTDELGSELVVMENVKEGSGQVANAAKSLVEAGAGMIILCSYNFPGEMENYIKEQRDVSFYGISNELDLKNFTAYSARVYQARYLAGVIAGLNTRTNKLGYVAAMNNSEVNRGINAFALGARRVNPKVKVYVAWSNSWDNVSVERENVNKLVKDADVDVLGYHQNRTHVLEEAEAQGVMSVAYSLKASPYSPNVLGSTATNWSMVYKEIIQDYLQKKHSVNNYWVGADKNAIEVPFLSDAVSDSAKQVVGGLLDSLKNGMDVFAGPVYDNHRKKRCDKNEVISDIILRGEMDWFVDGVMVYENQ, from the coding sequence ATGAGTAAGAGGATCACTCTTGCTGTATTTTTGGTTTCGATTGTCCTGTTGGCGGTCATTGTCAACATGGTCAATGGCTTTGGGACCAAGAAGGATGAAATCCGGAAGAATGTCATTGGACTTATTCTTCCGGGCAGTATTTCTGAAGACGGCTGGAATGGAGATCATTACAGGAGCGTCAAGTCCGTGACGGATGAACTGGGCTCTGAACTTGTGGTGATGGAAAATGTGAAGGAAGGCTCTGGTCAGGTGGCAAATGCTGCCAAGTCCCTTGTGGAAGCCGGTGCTGGTATGATTATTCTTTGCAGCTACAATTTTCCGGGAGAAATGGAAAATTACATTAAGGAACAACGGGATGTTTCCTTTTATGGAATTTCCAATGAACTGGACTTGAAGAATTTTACCGCTTATTCCGCCCGAGTCTATCAGGCCCGCTACCTTGCAGGCGTTATCGCTGGCCTGAATACCAGAACCAATAAGCTTGGCTATGTGGCGGCCATGAATAATAGCGAAGTGAACCGCGGGATCAATGCGTTTGCTCTGGGTGCCCGTCGTGTAAATCCCAAGGTAAAGGTTTATGTGGCCTGGAGCAATTCCTGGGATAATGTTTCCGTGGAACGAGAAAACGTGAACAAGCTGGTGAAGGACGCTGATGTAGACGTCCTAGGTTATCACCAGAATAGAACTCATGTTCTTGAAGAAGCTGAAGCTCAGGGAGTCATGTCTGTGGCCTATAGTCTGAAAGCGTCTCCCTATTCCCCCAATGTTCTTGGTTCCACTGCAACAAACTGGTCCATGGTCTACAAGGAAATTATCCAGGACTATCTGCAGAAAAAGCATAGTGTGAATAATTACTGGGTCGGTGCGGATAAGAATGCCATCGAAGTTCCGTTCCTGTCCGATGCTGTAAGCGATTCCGCAAAACAGGTGGTTGGCGGCCTTCTGGATTCCCTGAAGAATGGCATGGATGTCTTTGCTGGCCCTGTGTATGATAATCACCGCAAGAAGCGTTGCGATAAGAATGAGGTGATTAGCGACATTATCCTTCGTGGAGAAATGGACTGGTTTGTAGATGGGGTGATGGTCTATGAAAATCAGTAG
- a CDS encoding BMP family ABC transporter substrate-binding protein yields MKQFALIAIAIILAIVIGIFYIQVNKRETNVTLEKTRVAFIMNGTRNDHSWGESHVEAMEKVAKSLNLEVLYNENTPFGNEAEGIMEDMIAKGAKVVICNSFGHGEWELKVAARHPEIKFFHATGVLSSNNLSTYFGRIYQMRYLSGMVAGMMTKTNEIGYVAAFGISEVNRGINAFTLGVQKVNPEAKVYVSWTKSWNSDSLAAVATNKLLDNHNVDVLTAHTDALTPFDIAEEKGVWIIGYNLDNSARYPKRFLTAPIWRWEHFYEPRLLEVLQNKFMGRQYWLGAESGMIGLAPMTAAVPEDVKSIVKAEMQKISDGVFDVFYGPVYDIDGNIRVEAGESMTDEDMLSHFDWYVKGVVNE; encoded by the coding sequence ATGAAGCAGTTTGCTTTGATTGCTATTGCCATTATTCTAGCTATTGTAATTGGAATCTTTTACATCCAGGTAAACAAGCGGGAAACCAACGTGACCTTGGAGAAAACCCGTGTGGCGTTCATCATGAATGGCACACGTAATGATCACAGCTGGGGTGAATCCCATGTGGAAGCGATGGAGAAGGTGGCCAAGTCCCTGAACCTGGAAGTGCTCTACAATGAGAATACTCCCTTCGGTAACGAGGCGGAAGGCATCATGGAGGATATGATTGCCAAGGGAGCGAAGGTGGTGATCTGCAATTCCTTTGGCCATGGGGAATGGGAACTGAAGGTTGCCGCGAGACATCCCGAAATCAAGTTCTTCCACGCCACGGGTGTCTTGTCTTCCAATAACTTGTCCACCTATTTTGGACGTATTTACCAGATGCGCTATTTGTCCGGCATGGTCGCTGGCATGATGACAAAGACCAATGAAATTGGTTACGTGGCCGCCTTCGGCATTTCCGAGGTGAACCGCGGGATTAACGCCTTTACCCTGGGGGTCCAGAAGGTGAATCCCGAAGCCAAGGTGTATGTCAGCTGGACCAAGTCCTGGAACAGCGATTCCCTGGCGGCAGTGGCTACCAACAAGCTTTTGGACAACCATAACGTGGATGTGCTGACGGCCCATACGGACGCCCTGACTCCTTTTGATATTGCCGAGGAAAAGGGGGTATGGATTATTGGCTACAACTTGGATAATAGCGCTCGTTATCCAAAGAGATTCCTGACGGCGCCTATTTGGCGTTGGGAACATTTTTACGAACCCCGCCTGCTTGAAGTGCTCCAGAACAAGTTCATGGGACGTCAGTACTGGCTGGGTGCGGAATCTGGAATGATTGGGCTTGCTCCCATGACGGCGGCCGTTCCCGAAGACGTGAAGTCGATAGTGAAGGCTGAAATGCAGAAGATTTCTGATGGTGTATTTGACGTGTTCTACGGTCCCGTGTATGACATCGATGGAAACATTCGTGTGGAAGCAGGGGAGAGCATGACTGACGAAGACATGTTGAGCCATTTTGATTGGTATGTAAAGGGGGTAGTGAATGAGTAA
- a CDS encoding hybrid sensor histidine kinase/response regulator yields the protein MKKEKNNSEKKYWFQYLTILVVTVVCLASVTWYTFNSFSRLAKQDAVSIGQNSIQKDGVAMNNFLFKKKDLLEVAAILMEYELKQESSQEQIKSLIDFVSQSYIESTDSTFSGLYGFIRGEYMDGLNWVPPEDYNPYKRPWYQEAFKSRGGIALVSPYDDTRTHKFAVSLSKRLSDRQSVISIDLDMTEVFETMRRVRDDSDGDWMVIDVNGLVVGHSIDSLRGKNFLSAEFWGTPYEELTRKLLLANGNDFEFQYKGKTYMVFSDIIFDSWRVVKLSDETVLFERARWILVRNIMVSVLLFIVIGVFCTSSFVNRIKTLRSNRAKSIFLANMSHEIRTPINGILGMNAIVLKEVQDDNLKEYASNIQSAGQTLLSIINDILDISKIESGKMELTPTEYDLFNVLSDCFNINAPKATAKNLRFTVECDPDIPSGLWGDEVRIRQIINNLLSNAVKYTEYGEISLSIGYDSIPSRDPMKVENSVMLKIVVRDTGIGIHPEDMDAIFGAFQRVDQKKNRNIEGTGLGLNLTKQLVLMNGGDITVRSHYGEGSTFIVSIPQLVLNVEPMGDFANKYKQAATTSNLPTDTLFAPNARVLVVDDVALNLKVFRGLLKDTKVKIDTAMNGAQCLELVKEKRYDIIFLDHMMPVMDGLETYERMKMMDTPNSDTPVIMLTANAIVGAKESYLKSGFVDYLSKPVKEWDLIRMLRRYLPEGLVLTAEDLVGVDGKIPSVSKPESTPSPVQEAPLMNAPANPMEALAKYLNVKMGVEYCANDEDFYKEMLEEYTGGCKLAEIESAFENQDWKNYQIMVHALKSTSLTIGAEELSKEAKSLEFACKDSNFDFVRENHKRVMADYETMVANIKNVMGI from the coding sequence ATGAAAAAGGAAAAAAACAATAGCGAAAAAAAATACTGGTTCCAGTATTTGACAATCCTTGTGGTGACCGTGGTATGCTTGGCGTCTGTGACTTGGTATACTTTCAATTCTTTTTCCAGGCTCGCTAAGCAGGATGCTGTGAGCATTGGACAGAATTCCATCCAGAAGGATGGGGTTGCCATGAACAACTTCCTTTTTAAGAAGAAGGATTTGCTGGAGGTTGCCGCCATCCTCATGGAATATGAGCTGAAGCAGGAATCTTCCCAGGAACAGATCAAGTCCCTTATTGATTTTGTCTCTCAGAGCTATATTGAAAGTACGGACTCTACCTTCTCGGGCTTGTACGGCTTTATTCGCGGTGAATACATGGATGGCCTGAACTGGGTTCCGCCTGAGGATTATAATCCCTATAAGCGTCCCTGGTATCAGGAAGCGTTCAAGTCCCGTGGTGGCATCGCCCTTGTTTCTCCCTACGACGATACTCGCACCCACAAGTTCGCTGTTTCCCTGTCCAAGCGTCTGTCCGATCGCCAGAGCGTGATTTCTATCGACCTGGACATGACCGAAGTCTTTGAAACCATGAGACGGGTCCGTGACGACAGCGATGGGGACTGGATGGTGATCGATGTAAACGGTCTTGTGGTGGGCCACTCGATTGATTCTCTCCGCGGGAAGAATTTCCTCAGTGCTGAATTCTGGGGAACGCCTTATGAAGAACTGACTCGCAAGCTTCTTCTGGCAAATGGGAATGATTTCGAATTTCAATATAAGGGGAAAACCTATATGGTATTCTCCGACATTATTTTCGACAGCTGGCGTGTGGTGAAGCTTTCTGATGAAACGGTTCTTTTTGAACGCGCCCGCTGGATCCTGGTCCGTAACATCATGGTGTCTGTATTGCTGTTCATCGTGATAGGTGTGTTCTGTACCAGTAGTTTCGTGAACCGTATCAAGACCTTGCGTTCCAATCGTGCAAAGTCCATCTTCCTTGCCAACATGAGCCATGAAATCCGTACGCCGATTAACGGTATTCTTGGCATGAACGCCATTGTGCTGAAGGAAGTCCAGGACGATAATCTGAAGGAATATGCTTCCAATATTCAGAGTGCTGGCCAGACCTTGCTGTCGATCATTAATGACATCCTGGATATTTCCAAGATTGAATCCGGCAAGATGGAGCTGACTCCTACGGAATACGACTTGTTCAATGTGCTGTCGGACTGCTTTAACATTAATGCTCCCAAGGCAACTGCAAAGAACTTGCGCTTTACGGTGGAATGCGATCCGGATATTCCGTCGGGCTTGTGGGGCGACGAAGTTCGTATCCGCCAGATTATTAATAACCTGCTCTCCAATGCCGTGAAGTATACGGAGTATGGCGAAATCAGCTTGTCCATCGGTTATGATTCCATTCCTAGCAGGGATCCTATGAAGGTGGAAAATTCCGTCATGCTGAAGATCGTCGTGAGGGATACGGGTATTGGCATCCACCCCGAGGATATGGACGCAATCTTTGGCGCCTTCCAGCGTGTGGACCAGAAGAAAAATCGTAACATCGAAGGTACTGGCCTAGGCCTGAATTTGACGAAACAGCTGGTGCTGATGAATGGTGGCGACATTACTGTTCGTAGCCATTATGGGGAAGGCTCTACCTTTATTGTATCCATCCCGCAGCTGGTTCTGAATGTGGAACCCATGGGCGATTTTGCAAACAAGTACAAGCAGGCGGCAACTACTAGCAACCTGCCTACGGATACCCTGTTTGCTCCCAACGCCCGCGTGTTGGTAGTGGATGATGTCGCCCTGAACCTGAAGGTGTTCCGCGGACTTCTGAAGGATACCAAGGTCAAGATTGATACGGCCATGAATGGCGCCCAGTGCCTTGAACTGGTAAAGGAAAAGCGCTACGATATCATCTTCCTGGATCACATGATGCCGGTGATGGATGGTCTTGAAACTTATGAACGCATGAAGATGATGGATACTCCCAATAGCGATACTCCTGTCATTATGCTGACAGCAAATGCCATTGTGGGTGCAAAGGAATCTTACCTGAAGTCGGGCTTTGTGGATTACCTCTCCAAGCCGGTAAAGGAATGGGATTTGATCCGTATGCTGAGACGTTATCTGCCTGAAGGTCTTGTCCTGACTGCAGAGGACTTGGTCGGTGTGGATGGAAAAATTCCAAGCGTTTCCAAGCCTGAATCGACTCCGTCCCCTGTCCAGGAAGCTCCCTTGATGAATGCCCCTGCAAATCCCATGGAAGCTCTTGCCAAGTATCTCAACGTGAAGATGGGCGTCGAGTACTGTGCTAACGACGAAGACTTCTATAAGGAAATGCTTGAGGAATATACAGGCGGTTGCAAACTTGCAGAAATTGAAAGCGCCTTTGAAAATCAGGACTGGAAAAACTACCAGATTATGGTTCACGCCCTGAAGAGTACCTCCTTGACGATTGGTGCCGAGGAGCTGTCTAAGGAGGCCAAGTCCCTGGAATTCGCATGCAAGGACAGTAACTTTGATTTTGTCAGGGAGAATCATAAACGCGTCATGGCGGATTATGAAACGATGGTTGCAAATATCAAGAATGTAATGGGGATTTGA